One window from the genome of Kineococcus mangrovi encodes:
- the pgi gene encoding glucose-6-phosphate isomerase, with protein MSEDMNDDRVSGPVDPTTTAAWSALEAHREATTPDLAGWFAADPQRARRLSLEVGDLFVDLSKNLVTDETVEALLQLAEQTGVLARRDAMFAGEHINVTEDRAVLHTALRRPPGASPALVVDGQDVDADVQAELGKVFEFADAVRSGRWTGVTGKRITHVVNIGIGGSDLGPVMAYEALKPYVQAGLECRFVSNIDPTDVAETTKDLDPETTLFIVASKTFGTLETLTNARLARAWLWRELSAAGALQDSDEARRDAVAQHFVAVSTALQKVADFGIDPANAFGFWDWVGGRYSVDSAIGTSLAVAVGPEAFREFLAGFHAVDEHFRTTEPARNVPLLMGLLNVWYVNFLGAHTHAVLPYSQYLHRFAAYLQQLTMESNGKSVRYDGEPVTTDTGEVFWGEPGTNGQHAFYQLIHQGTRVIPADFIAFATPAHPLVDEAADGADVHALFMANFFAQTKALAFGKSAEEVRAEGTAEDVVPARVFSGNRPTTSIMAPSLTPSVLGQLIALYEHVTFVEGAVWGIDSFDQWGVELGKKLALEIAPALTGDTAALDAQDPSTGSLIRYYLEHRAN; from the coding sequence ATGAGCGAGGACATGAACGACGACCGGGTGAGCGGACCCGTCGACCCGACCACCACGGCGGCCTGGTCCGCCCTGGAGGCCCACCGCGAGGCGACGACGCCGGACCTGGCGGGCTGGTTCGCCGCCGACCCGCAGCGGGCGCGGCGGCTGAGCCTGGAGGTGGGCGACCTCTTCGTGGACCTGTCGAAGAACCTCGTCACCGACGAGACCGTCGAGGCGCTGCTGCAGCTCGCCGAGCAGACCGGCGTGCTGGCCCGGCGCGACGCGATGTTCGCGGGTGAGCACATCAACGTCACCGAGGACCGCGCCGTCCTGCACACCGCGCTGCGCCGCCCGCCGGGCGCCTCCCCCGCCCTCGTCGTCGACGGCCAGGACGTCGACGCCGACGTGCAGGCCGAGCTGGGGAAGGTGTTCGAGTTCGCCGACGCCGTGCGCAGCGGGCGGTGGACGGGCGTGACCGGCAAGCGGATCACGCACGTCGTCAACATCGGCATCGGCGGCTCCGACCTCGGGCCGGTCATGGCCTACGAGGCGCTCAAGCCGTACGTGCAGGCCGGGCTGGAGTGCCGGTTCGTCTCCAACATCGACCCCACCGACGTGGCCGAGACGACGAAGGACCTCGACCCCGAGACGACGCTGTTCATCGTGGCGTCCAAGACGTTCGGCACGTTGGAGACGCTCACCAACGCCCGCCTGGCCCGCGCCTGGCTGTGGCGCGAGCTGTCCGCCGCCGGGGCCCTGCAGGACTCCGACGAGGCCCGCCGGGACGCCGTCGCCCAGCACTTCGTCGCCGTCTCCACCGCGCTGCAGAAGGTCGCGGACTTCGGCATCGACCCGGCCAACGCGTTCGGGTTCTGGGACTGGGTGGGCGGCCGGTACTCCGTCGACTCCGCCATCGGCACCTCCCTGGCCGTCGCGGTCGGGCCGGAGGCCTTCCGCGAGTTCCTGGCCGGGTTCCACGCCGTCGACGAGCACTTCCGCACGACCGAGCCGGCGCGGAACGTGCCGCTGCTCATGGGCCTGCTCAACGTCTGGTACGTGAACTTCCTCGGCGCCCACACCCACGCGGTGCTGCCGTACTCGCAGTACCTGCACCGGTTCGCGGCCTACCTGCAGCAGCTGACGATGGAGTCGAACGGCAAGTCGGTGCGCTACGACGGCGAACCCGTCACGACGGACACCGGTGAGGTGTTCTGGGGCGAACCCGGCACCAACGGCCAGCACGCGTTCTACCAGCTCATCCACCAGGGCACCCGGGTCATCCCGGCCGACTTCATCGCCTTCGCCACGCCCGCCCACCCCCTGGTGGACGAGGCCGCCGACGGGGCCGACGTGCACGCGCTGTTCATGGCGAACTTCTTCGCCCAGACCAAGGCGCTCGCGTTCGGCAAGTCGGCCGAGGAGGTCCGCGCCGAGGGCACGGCCGAGGACGTCGTCCCGGCGCGGGTGTTCTCCGGGAACCGGCCGACGACGTCGATCATGGCGCCGTCCCTCACCCCGTCGGTGCTCGGGCAGCTCATCGCGCTGTACGAGCACGTCACGTTCGTCGAGGGTGCCGTGTGGGGCATCGACAGCTTCGACCAGTGGGGCGTCGAGCTCGGCAAGAAGCTCGCGCTGGAGATCGCCCCGGCGCTGACCGGGGACACCGCGGCGCTGGACGCGCAGGACCCCTCGACGGGGTCGCTCATCCGGTACTACCTGGAGCACCGGGCGAACTGA
- a CDS encoding thioredoxin-like domain-containing protein, producing MHGPRVRAPRPTGRRWLNSPELSWPDLRGSVVLLDFWTSSCVNCLHVLEELRPLQDRFAGVLVTVGVHSPKFPHEAAPGALEAAVARLGVDHPVLDDADLTTWRAYAVRAWPTLVLVDPQGYVVASVSGEGHAAELEALVAQLVEEHRQRGTLRPGGPTAPPAPLERSALRFPARALRLPGGTVLVADAGHDQLVELDADLSTEVRRVGTGERGLTDGPAARFAGPQGLALLPAGLAREVGYDVVVADTGNHALRGVRLADGDVRTVAGTGRPLRRREGGGPALAQDLSSPWDAAWFDGQLVVAMAGVHQLWAFDPERGTVRVIAGTSAEGLRDGPAEAAWCAQPSALAAGPAGDVLWFLDAETSALRSLRRAGSGDGPDRTVPVVTDHRFANADPVARPGYEVRTHVGTGLFDFGFRDGPAGQALLQHPLGVAVAPDGAVLVADTFNGALRCYDPAAGAVTTVLTDLAEPADVLVGDGTLVTVESAVHRLVRDVAPARERSSSAPAADLRPGAVSLAVAFSPAPGRRLDDRAGGGTHLDVTSTPPELLTAGSGAGHDLRRTLELQAGAGVLHVVARAASCDATSGPGAACHLHRAAWDVPVRVVPGGADRLSLELPGA from the coding sequence GTGCACGGCCCCCGCGTCAGGGCGCCCCGCCCCACCGGGCGCCGCTGGCTGAACTCCCCGGAGCTGTCCTGGCCGGACCTGCGCGGTTCCGTGGTGCTGCTCGACTTCTGGACGAGCTCGTGCGTGAACTGCCTGCACGTCCTGGAGGAGCTGCGGCCCCTGCAGGACCGCTTCGCGGGCGTCCTGGTCACCGTCGGCGTGCACTCCCCGAAGTTCCCGCACGAGGCAGCTCCGGGGGCCCTCGAGGCCGCCGTGGCCCGGCTCGGGGTGGACCACCCCGTCCTCGACGACGCGGACCTCACGACGTGGCGGGCGTACGCGGTGCGGGCGTGGCCGACGCTGGTCCTCGTCGACCCGCAGGGGTACGTCGTGGCGTCGGTCTCGGGGGAGGGGCACGCCGCGGAGCTGGAAGCGCTCGTGGCGCAGCTCGTCGAGGAGCACCGTCAGCGGGGGACGCTGCGTCCCGGCGGGCCCACCGCACCCCCCGCGCCGCTGGAGCGGTCGGCGCTGCGGTTCCCGGCCCGGGCCCTGCGGCTGCCGGGCGGAACCGTCCTGGTCGCCGACGCCGGGCACGACCAGCTCGTGGAACTCGACGCGGACCTGTCCACCGAGGTCCGGCGCGTGGGCACGGGGGAGCGCGGGCTCACCGACGGGCCCGCGGCGCGCTTCGCCGGGCCGCAGGGGCTGGCCCTGCTGCCGGCCGGCCTCGCCCGCGAGGTCGGGTACGACGTCGTCGTCGCCGACACCGGCAACCACGCGCTGCGCGGGGTCCGCCTCGCCGACGGCGACGTCCGCACCGTGGCCGGGACGGGCCGGCCCCTGCGCCGGCGCGAGGGCGGCGGCCCCGCGCTCGCGCAGGACCTCTCCAGCCCGTGGGACGCGGCCTGGTTCGACGGTCAGCTCGTCGTCGCGATGGCCGGGGTCCACCAGCTGTGGGCGTTCGACCCCGAGCGCGGGACCGTCCGGGTGATCGCCGGGACGAGTGCCGAGGGCCTGCGCGACGGGCCCGCCGAGGCGGCGTGGTGCGCGCAACCCTCGGCGCTCGCGGCCGGGCCGGCCGGGGACGTCCTGTGGTTCCTCGACGCCGAGACGTCCGCCCTGCGCAGCCTGCGCCGCGCCGGGTCCGGGGACGGACCCGACCGCACGGTCCCCGTCGTCACCGACCACCGGTTCGCCAACGCCGACCCCGTGGCCCGCCCGGGGTACGAGGTCCGCACGCACGTGGGGACGGGGTTGTTCGACTTCGGGTTCCGCGACGGCCCGGCCGGGCAGGCGCTGCTGCAGCACCCGCTGGGGGTCGCGGTGGCCCCGGACGGCGCGGTGCTGGTGGCCGACACCTTCAACGGGGCGCTGCGGTGCTACGACCCCGCGGCCGGGGCGGTGACGACGGTGCTGACCGACCTCGCCGAACCCGCCGACGTCCTCGTGGGGGACGGGACGCTGGTGACCGTCGAGAGCGCGGTGCACCGCCTCGTCCGGGACGTCGCGCCCGCCCGCGAGCGCTCGTCCTCGGCCCCCGCGGCCGACCTGCGCCCCGGTGCGGTCTCGCTGGCGGTGGCGTTCAGCCCGGCCCCGGGCCGGCGCCTGGACGACCGGGCCGGCGGCGGCACCCACCTCGACGTGACGTCCACGCCGCCGGAGCTGCTGACCGCGGGGTCCGGTGCGGGACACGACCTCCGGCGCACGCTCGAGCTGCAGGCGGGGGCCGGGGTCCTGCACGTGGTCGCCCGCGCAGCCTCCTGCGACGCCACGTCGGGCCCCGGCGCGGCCTGCCACCTGCACCGCGCCGCCTGGGACGTCCCCGTGCGGGTCGTCCCGGGCGGCGCGGACCGGCTGTCCCTGGAGCTGCCGGGCGCGTGA
- a CDS encoding phosphotransferase — protein MEPDEHLLTGGGRSVVTRRGDVVLRPAAPWSSPVLALLRHLQDKGFQAAPRPVGSGFAPDGREAVTFVPGDVLAPAPWADDAVGDVGSVLRDLHRAVADFDPPAGASWQPWFVRDLGRGPRIVGHGDTGPWNWVSRAGRPVALVDWEAAGPVDPLVELAQAGWLNAQLVGDVVAELQGLGTAAQRARQLRLLLDGYELPLARREELVDLLVEVAVADAAAQAEQARVRPGSTDHAPLWAMAWRTDSARWVLRHRTLLLREALRAG, from the coding sequence GTGGAACCCGACGAGCACCTGCTGACCGGGGGCGGGCGCAGCGTCGTCACCCGCCGCGGCGACGTCGTCCTGCGCCCGGCCGCGCCGTGGTCCTCCCCGGTGCTGGCGCTGCTGCGGCACCTGCAGGACAAGGGGTTCCAGGCGGCGCCCCGACCCGTGGGGTCGGGGTTCGCCCCGGACGGGCGGGAGGCCGTGACGTTCGTGCCGGGGGACGTCCTCGCCCCCGCGCCGTGGGCGGACGACGCCGTCGGGGACGTGGGGTCCGTGCTGCGGGACCTGCACCGGGCGGTCGCGGACTTCGACCCGCCGGCCGGCGCGTCCTGGCAGCCGTGGTTCGTGCGCGACCTCGGCCGTGGCCCGCGGATCGTGGGCCACGGCGACACCGGCCCCTGGAACTGGGTGTCCCGCGCCGGCCGGCCCGTCGCCCTCGTGGACTGGGAGGCGGCCGGTCCGGTGGACCCCCTCGTCGAGCTCGCCCAGGCGGGCTGGCTGAACGCCCAGCTGGTCGGGGACGTCGTCGCCGAGCTGCAGGGTCTGGGGACCGCGGCGCAGCGGGCGCGACAGCTGCGCCTGCTCCTGGACGGGTACGAGCTGCCCCTGGCCCGCCGCGAGGAGCTCGTCGACCTCCTCGTCGAGGTGGCCGTGGCGGACGCGGCCGCCCAGGCCGAGCAGGCCCGGGTGCGGCCGGGCAGCACCGACCACGCACCGCTGTGGGCGATGGCCTGGCGCACCGACAGCGCGCGCTGGGTCCTGCGGCACCGGACCCTGCTGCTGCGGGAGGCGCTGCGGGCCGGGTGA
- a CDS encoding NAD(P)-dependent alcohol dehydrogenase, producing MTATTVPTTMRASVLLRQGVIEMQERPVPTAADGEVLVRVGSVGVCGSDVHYYQHGRIGDMVVTAPIVLGHEVSGTVVAVGRGVPESRVGDRVAIDPQVPCRRCRQCKSGRSNLCPFMEFYATPPFDGTFCDYVTAPADQAYTVPDSLSDESAALLEPLSVGLWAAHKAGIGPGDRVLIAGAGPIGAMCAQAVRARGATDVVVTDFVDSRRERITSFGATRALHPVTDAEEIAALRADAFIDCSGATPAVLSGIAATRGGGTVVLVGLGAEEMPLPVQLIATREINVTGVFRYIDTWPRGIELVTSGAVHLDDMVTARYPLEQVEEALNADSDPLSMKAVVVVNAPEVN from the coding sequence ATGACCGCGACCACCGTCCCCACGACGATGCGGGCCAGCGTCCTGCTGCGCCAGGGCGTGATCGAGATGCAGGAACGGCCCGTGCCCACCGCCGCCGACGGCGAGGTCCTCGTCCGCGTCGGCTCGGTCGGGGTGTGCGGCTCCGACGTGCACTACTACCAGCACGGGCGCATCGGCGACATGGTCGTCACCGCCCCGATCGTCCTCGGGCACGAGGTCTCCGGCACCGTCGTCGCCGTCGGCCGCGGGGTCCCCGAGTCCCGCGTCGGGGACCGCGTCGCCATCGACCCCCAGGTCCCGTGCCGGCGCTGCCGGCAGTGCAAGTCCGGCCGGTCCAACCTGTGCCCGTTCATGGAGTTCTACGCCACACCCCCCTTCGACGGGACGTTCTGCGACTACGTGACGGCGCCCGCCGACCAGGCGTACACGGTGCCGGACAGCCTGTCCGACGAGTCCGCCGCGCTGCTCGAACCCCTCAGCGTCGGGTTGTGGGCCGCCCACAAGGCCGGCATCGGTCCCGGGGACCGGGTGCTCATCGCCGGCGCCGGGCCCATCGGGGCGATGTGCGCCCAGGCCGTGCGCGCCCGGGGAGCCACCGACGTCGTGGTCACCGACTTCGTCGACTCCCGCCGCGAGCGCATCACCTCCTTCGGCGCGACCCGGGCGCTGCACCCGGTCACCGACGCCGAGGAGATCGCCGCCCTGCGCGCCGACGCGTTCATCGACTGCTCCGGGGCGACCCCGGCGGTCCTGTCCGGCATCGCCGCCACCCGCGGGGGCGGGACCGTCGTCCTCGTCGGGCTCGGCGCGGAGGAGATGCCGCTGCCGGTGCAGCTCATCGCCACCCGCGAGATCAACGTCACCGGGGTGTTCCGCTACATCGACACCTGGCCCCGCGGCATCGAGCTGGTCACCTCCGGTGCGGTGCACCTGGACGACATGGTGACCGCCCGCTACCCGCTGGAGCAGGTCGAGGAGGCGCTGAACGCCGACTCGGACCCGCTGAGCATGAAAGCCGTCGTCGTCGTCAACGCACCCGAGGTGAACTGA
- a CDS encoding SDR family NAD(P)-dependent oxidoreductase, whose protein sequence is MAVLDTFSLTGKVALVTGGYRGLGRAFAQAVAEAGADVVVAARNEEASVAAAAEIADSTGRRTLGLRLDVTSRAEVEAAVARTTQELGALDVLVNNAGTCVHRPALEVTDEEYDDVITTNLKGVWLPSTVAARWMAGHGGGSIVNIGSISASIVNRPQLQPVYNASKAAVHQLTKSLAAEWAPLGIRVNAVAPGYVKTEMAPVDRPEFRRMWIEDAPMQRYASPEEIAATVVYLASEASSFSTGSVVVTDGGYTLF, encoded by the coding sequence ATGGCCGTCCTGGACACGTTCTCGCTGACCGGCAAGGTCGCCCTGGTCACCGGTGGCTACCGCGGGCTGGGCCGGGCCTTCGCCCAGGCCGTCGCCGAGGCGGGCGCCGACGTCGTCGTCGCCGCCCGGAACGAGGAGGCCTCGGTGGCCGCGGCCGCCGAGATCGCCGACAGCACCGGCCGGCGCACCCTCGGCCTGCGGCTGGACGTCACCTCCCGCGCCGAGGTCGAGGCCGCCGTGGCCCGCACGACGCAGGAACTGGGCGCCCTGGACGTCCTGGTCAACAACGCCGGCACCTGCGTGCACCGCCCCGCCCTGGAGGTGACCGACGAGGAGTACGACGACGTCATCACCACCAACCTCAAGGGCGTGTGGCTGCCCAGCACCGTCGCTGCGCGCTGGATGGCCGGGCACGGCGGCGGGAGCATCGTCAACATCGGCTCCATCAGCGCCTCGATCGTCAACCGCCCGCAGCTGCAGCCGGTCTACAACGCCTCCAAGGCCGCGGTGCACCAGCTGACGAAGTCCCTGGCCGCCGAGTGGGCCCCGCTGGGCATCCGCGTCAACGCCGTCGCCCCGGGGTACGTCAAGACGGAGATGGCACCCGTCGACCGGCCCGAGTTCCGGCGCATGTGGATCGAGGACGCGCCCATGCAGCGCTACGCCAGCCCCGAGGAGATCGCCGCCACCGTCGTCTACCTCGCCTCGGAGGCGTCGAGCTTCTCGACGGGGTCGGTGGTCGTCACCGACGGTGGGTACACGCTCTTCTGA
- a CDS encoding dicarboxylate/amino acid:cation symporter, whose translation MLTRLRRTPFGVQVLIGLVLGIALGALARSMGGTDEDPNWLTTTLTTVGSIFVTMLRTLVPPLVVLAVLTSIANLREVTNAARLAWQTLLWFAITALVAVGIGMGIGVLTDPGVRSSVSAGAVEDPSSTGSWLDFLQGIVPTNILGLQASNGSSGISLNFNVLQLLVVAVVLGIAVLKVGEKAEPVLTFARSALAIVQTVLWWVIRLAPIGTVGLLGRAVATYGWDALSPLAVFVIDIYVGLALVLFVVYPVLLKAHGLRVRSFAAGVWPATQLGFVSRSSIGTLPVTQRVTEGLGVPRSYASFAVPLGATTKMDGCAAIYPALAAIFVAGFFGIDLSITDYVLIAFVSVVGSAATAGLTGATVMLTLTLSTLGLPLAGVGLLLAIDPILDMGRTAVNVTGQALVPTIVAKREGMLDLARFRDRHGVRETVPA comes from the coding sequence GTGCTCACCCGCCTGCGCCGCACGCCCTTCGGCGTGCAGGTCCTCATCGGTCTCGTCCTCGGCATCGCGCTCGGCGCGCTCGCCCGCTCGATGGGCGGCACCGACGAGGACCCCAACTGGCTCACCACCACCCTGACCACCGTCGGGTCGATCTTCGTCACCATGCTGCGGACCCTCGTGCCGCCGTTGGTCGTGCTCGCCGTGCTCACCTCGATCGCCAACCTGCGCGAGGTGACGAACGCCGCACGGCTGGCCTGGCAGACGCTGCTGTGGTTCGCGATCACCGCGCTCGTCGCCGTCGGCATCGGGATGGGCATCGGCGTGCTCACCGACCCCGGCGTCCGGTCCTCGGTGTCGGCCGGCGCGGTGGAGGACCCGTCCTCGACGGGGTCCTGGCTGGACTTCCTGCAAGGCATCGTCCCGACCAACATCCTCGGTCTGCAGGCCTCCAACGGCTCCAGCGGCATCTCGCTGAACTTCAACGTCCTGCAGCTCCTCGTCGTCGCCGTGGTGCTCGGCATCGCCGTCCTGAAGGTCGGGGAGAAGGCCGAACCCGTGCTGACCTTCGCCCGCTCGGCCCTGGCCATCGTCCAGACCGTGCTGTGGTGGGTCATCCGGCTCGCCCCGATCGGCACCGTCGGTCTGCTCGGCCGGGCCGTGGCCACCTACGGGTGGGACGCGCTCAGCCCGCTGGCCGTCTTCGTGATCGACATCTACGTCGGCCTGGCACTCGTGCTGTTCGTCGTGTACCCGGTGCTGCTGAAGGCCCACGGCCTGCGCGTGCGCAGCTTCGCCGCCGGGGTGTGGCCGGCGACCCAGCTCGGGTTCGTCTCCCGCTCCTCGATCGGCACCCTGCCGGTGACGCAGCGCGTCACCGAGGGCCTGGGTGTCCCGCGGTCCTACGCCTCCTTCGCGGTGCCGCTGGGCGCCACGACGAAGATGGACGGCTGCGCCGCGATCTACCCGGCCCTGGCCGCGATCTTCGTCGCCGGCTTCTTCGGGATCGACCTGTCGATCACCGACTACGTGCTCATCGCGTTCGTGTCCGTCGTGGGGTCGGCCGCTACGGCCGGCCTGACGGGGGCGACCGTCATGCTCACGCTGACGCTGTCGACGCTGGGTCTGCCGCTGGCCGGGGTGGGGCTGCTGCTGGCCATCGACCCGATCCTGGACATGGGCCGCACCGCGGTGAACGTCACCGGGCAGGCGCTCGTCCCGACGATCGTGGCCAAGCGGGAGGGCATGCTGGACCTGGCCCGCTTCCGCGACCGGCACGGCGTGCGCGAGACCGTGCCCGCCTGA
- the truB gene encoding tRNA pseudouridine(55) synthase TruB, whose amino-acid sequence MSGVGDGILVVDKPAGWTSHDVVGRCRRLLSTRRVGHAGTLDPAATGVLVLGANRGTKFLTHLVAHDKAYTATIRLGVATVTDDAEGEPLGDAVDATDVADDALAAAVEALTGPIQQVPSSVSAIKVDGRRSYARVRGGQDVDLAPRPVTVSRFEVLDRRFDQGFLDLDVVVEVSSGTYVRALARDLGRALGVGGHLTALRRTRSGPFTLAEARTLEQVEAQPRVEPLAAVARRLFPVREVDEREAGSLAHGGFLPASGQEGPVGAFAPDGTLVALVGDTPRGAKPLLVLAAAG is encoded by the coding sequence GTGAGCGGCGTGGGGGACGGCATCCTCGTCGTCGACAAACCGGCGGGCTGGACCAGCCACGACGTCGTGGGCCGGTGCCGCCGGCTGCTCTCGACGCGCCGCGTCGGGCACGCCGGGACGCTGGACCCCGCCGCGACGGGCGTCCTCGTCCTCGGCGCGAACCGGGGCACGAAGTTCCTCACCCACCTCGTCGCCCACGACAAGGCCTACACGGCCACGATCCGGCTCGGCGTCGCGACCGTCACCGACGACGCCGAGGGCGAACCCCTGGGGGACGCGGTGGACGCGACGGACGTCGCCGACGACGCCCTCGCCGCGGCCGTCGAGGCCCTCACGGGGCCGATCCAGCAGGTCCCGAGCTCGGTCAGCGCCATCAAGGTCGACGGCCGGCGCAGCTACGCCCGGGTCCGGGGCGGGCAGGACGTCGACCTGGCGCCCCGGCCGGTGACGGTCTCCCGCTTCGAGGTGCTGGACCGCCGGTTCGACCAGGGGTTCCTGGACCTCGACGTCGTCGTCGAGGTCTCCAGCGGCACCTACGTCCGCGCCCTGGCCCGCGACCTCGGCCGCGCCCTCGGCGTCGGCGGTCACCTGACGGCGTTGCGCCGCACCCGCTCGGGGCCGTTCACGCTGGCGGAGGCCCGCACGCTGGAGCAGGTGGAGGCCCAGCCCCGGGTGGAACCGCTCGCCGCGGTCGCCCGGCGCCTGTTCCCGGTGCGCGAGGTCGACGAGCGGGAGGCGGGGAGCCTGGCGCACGGGGGGTTCCTGCCCGCCTCGGGCCAGGAGGGTCCGGTCGGGGCCTTCGCCCCCGACGGGACGCTCGTCGCGCTCGTCGGCGACACCCCGCGCGGGGCGAAGCCGTTGCTCGTCCTGGCCGCCGCCGGGTAG
- a CDS encoding DUF3592 domain-containing protein: MDPQFPLPDPGGGAGDGVPTFFLVLFALLLLLGVAVALGGVRAAVRARRRSRDAVRLGTEGVTTTGTVVDNRITSHHEHRMTFSPVVRFEAAGREVTVVGEQVWNKSFVPGRPAQVVYDPADPDRAHVLAEGGSVLGRGAGGIVVAAVGAAFLVLVVVLFGFAQSVFEPFP, translated from the coding sequence GTGGATCCGCAGTTCCCCCTCCCTGACCCGGGTGGGGGCGCCGGCGACGGCGTCCCCACGTTCTTCCTCGTCCTCTTCGCGCTGCTGCTGCTCCTCGGCGTGGCCGTCGCCCTCGGCGGGGTCCGGGCCGCGGTGCGCGCCCGCCGCCGGTCCCGGGACGCGGTGCGCCTGGGCACCGAGGGCGTCACCACGACCGGGACGGTGGTGGACAACCGGATCACCAGCCACCACGAGCACCGCATGACGTTCTCGCCCGTGGTGCGCTTCGAGGCCGCCGGCCGCGAGGTGACCGTCGTGGGCGAGCAGGTCTGGAACAAGTCCTTCGTGCCCGGTCGACCGGCGCAGGTCGTCTACGACCCCGCCGACCCCGACCGGGCGCACGTGCTCGCCGAGGGCGGCTCGGTCCTCGGGCGCGGGGCGGGCGGGATCGTCGTGGCCGCCGTCGGAGCGGCCTTCCTGGTGCTCGTCGTCGTGCTGTTCGGCTTCGCGCAGTCGGTGTTCGAGCCGTTCCCCTGA
- the rbfA gene encoding 30S ribosome-binding factor RbfA, producing the protein MADPTRARKLADRIKVVVADALEKRVKDPRLGFVTITDARVTNDLQHATLYYTVFGSEEEKAGTKAALESAKGVLRSEVGKRTGIRLTPTLTFTADEVPETAQQITDLLSKAAEQDARVAALAAGAEPAGEADPYRKPAEHDDAWDDDLGERDDDLDEVEDGDGDDASANVARG; encoded by the coding sequence GTGGCGGATCCCACTCGTGCCCGCAAGCTCGCCGACCGCATCAAGGTCGTCGTCGCCGACGCGCTGGAGAAGCGCGTCAAGGACCCCCGCCTGGGGTTCGTGACGATCACCGACGCCCGGGTGACGAACGACCTGCAGCACGCGACGCTCTACTACACCGTGTTCGGCTCCGAGGAGGAGAAGGCCGGGACGAAGGCGGCGCTGGAATCGGCCAAGGGCGTGCTGCGCTCGGAGGTCGGCAAGCGCACCGGCATCCGGCTCACCCCGACGCTGACCTTCACCGCCGACGAGGTGCCCGAGACGGCCCAGCAGATCACCGACCTGCTGTCCAAGGCCGCCGAGCAGGACGCCCGCGTCGCCGCCCTCGCGGCCGGGGCGGAGCCCGCCGGCGAGGCCGACCCGTACCGCAAGCCCGCCGAGCACGACGACGCCTGGGACGACGACCTGGGCGAGCGGGACGACGACCTGGACGAGGTGGAGGACGGCGACGGGGACGACGCCTCGGCGAACGTCGCCCGCGGCTGA
- a CDS encoding DUF503 domain-containing protein, protein MFTATLTVDLLLGDVHSLKGKRSLVRPLVAELRRTFEVAAAETGHLDLHRRAEVAVAVVAADAARCTDVLDRCERLVAAHPEFQILSARRQSLSSKD, encoded by the coding sequence ATGTTCACAGCAACGCTCACCGTCGACCTGCTCCTCGGCGACGTCCACTCCCTCAAGGGCAAGCGCAGCCTCGTGCGGCCCCTGGTCGCCGAGCTGCGCCGCACCTTCGAGGTCGCCGCGGCCGAGACCGGCCACCTCGACCTGCACCGGCGGGCCGAGGTCGCGGTCGCCGTGGTGGCCGCCGACGCCGCGCGCTGCACCGACGTGCTCGACCGGTGCGAACGCCTCGTCGCGGCGCACCCGGAGTTCCAGATCCTCTCCGCCCGGCGCCAGTCCCTGTCCTCCAAGGACTGA